The following proteins are co-located in the Besnoitia besnoiti strain Bb-Ger1 chromosome Unknown contig00007, whole genome shotgun sequence genome:
- a CDS encoding NOL1/NOP2/sun family protein (encoded by transcript BESB_071050), whose translation MAFPASSTSVRHLLDSSVYSLLKASWPSPLPSGRSVDWVLDQLLVPPPVTTLRVNAVGPQAVEEAIVTAEEFFRPRAVRRHPLLDDVLIISHEACRPPERAAATPGVAESISETQLGAAGSRGGECRLILSEDGGKSLNRGTHCRGCPEAGDAAAVARAQQAAHDRGSEGCTAVHTNGETLPRDGMQDRQQSGKYPLILVDRRCGQAVLRGAHVFSAGVLASEPHLRVGAVVEVYTLPRRLRQPEPPEGCHRAQRADTRNSVSPPSPTCGCGGDCRLAQHREPRQHLQLARERQSGENLRELKCTRGTEPESSEAGDSGTYHNDDWGLSSILRGTYLRASLPERVRRSGLFCGRGILHQNLGEVYAKKEGVAIEMEGAIDLSSLPSCLVAQNLPSIVVGHVLAPQPGEKVLDMCAAPGGKTLHLATLMKGQGWIVAVERSKTRTQKLRRFLASSPHAAIVEAVCGDSAKATWKSARIQKEAVCGQCLDGYFDRVLADVPCTALGLRPRIDFEGLDAAAVLSAAAYQREFLATGCRLLKTGGTLVYSTCSISKEENEGNVAWALAHLPLVLEPAAPFVGSRTVECVDAATRLLSAADAEKLQRFCPSADSIGFFIAKFRKTTVQSSVI comes from the exons ATGGCTTTCCCTGCCTCAAGTACTTCAGTGCGTCATCTCCTTGATTCCTCTGTTTACTCGCTGCTCAAAGCCTCTTGGCCGAGTCCGCTGCCGTCTGGCCGCTCGGTAGACTGGGTTCTTGACCAGCTTCTTGTCCCTCCACCGGTCACCACACTTCGCGTGAATGCGGTAGGCCCGCAGGCGGTAGAAGAAGCCATTGTTACTGCAGAAGAGTTTTTCCGCCCGAGGGCTGTTCGTCGTCACCCTCTTCTTGATGACGTGTTGATCATTTCCCACGAGGCTTGCCGCCCCCCtgagcgcgcggctgccacTCCTGGAGTCGCCGAGAGTATATCCGAGACACAGCTTGGTGCTGCGGGAAGCCGTGGTGGTGAGTGTCGCCTCATTTTGTCTGAAGATGGAGGCAAGTCACTGAATCGTGGGACACACTGTCGCGGTTGCCCCGAAGCGGGAGATGCGGCTGCTGTtgcccgcgcgcagcaggcggcgcacgaCCGCGGTAGCGAAGGGTGCACTGCCGTCCATACCAACGGCGAGACTCTGCCCCGAGATGGCATGCAGGACAGGCAGCAGAGCGGCAAGTACCCTCTGATTCTTGTAGACAGACGATGTGGTCAAGCcgttctgcgcggcgcgcatgTCTTCTCGGCAGGCGTTCTAGCCTCCGAGCCGCACCTTAGAGTGGGGGCGGTGGTCGAAGTGTACACTTTGCCTAGGCGCCTTAGGCAGCCGGAGCCCCCGGAGGGCTGTCACCGTGCGCAGAGAGCTGACACGCGTAACAGTGTATCACCCCCCAGCCCTACCTGTGGCTGCGGGGGGGATTGTCGATTGGCGCAGCACCGGGAGCCGCGACAGCATCTGCAACTGGCTCGTGAGCGACAGAGTGGAGAGAACCTGCGAGAGCTCAAATGCACAAGAGGGACAGAGCCGGAGTCCTCAGAGGCTGGGGACTCAGGTACCTACCACAACGACGATTGGGGCCTCTCGTCTATCCTGCGGGGGACATACCTGCGCGCATCTCTTCCTGAACGCGTGAGGAGATCAGGGCTGTTTTGTGGCCGCGGCATTCTGCACCAAAACCTAGGCGAGGTGTacgcgaagaaagaaggcgTTGCTATTGAAATGGAGGG GGCAATTGATCTCTCCAGCCTCCCGTCATGTCTGGTGGCACAGAATCTTCCGTCAATCGTGGTGGGGCATGTTCTCGCCCCTCAGCCAGGAGAAAAAGTTTTGGACATGTGCGCGGCTCCTGGTGGTAAGACTCTTCATCTGGCGACTCTCATGAAGGGCCAAGGCTGGATCGTCGCAGTTGAGCGCTCGAAGACAAGGACTCAGAAGCTGCGCAGATTTCTTGCTTCGTCGCCGCATGCGGCTATCGTTGAGGCAGTGTGCGGGGATAGTGCCAAAGCGACGTGGAAAAGCGCTCGGATCCAGAAAGAAGCTGTATGCGGACAATGTCTGGATGGGTACTTCGACAGAGTGCTTGCAGACGTTCCTTGCACCGCCCTAGGCCTACGACCCCGCATCGATTTTGAAGgcctcgacgccgctgccgttTTATCGGCCGCAGCTTACCAGCGCGAGTTTCTGGCAACAGGCTGTCGGTTGCTGAAAACCGGTGGGACTCTTGTATATTCCACATGCTCCATCtcgaaagaagaaaacgaagggaATGTTGCATGGGCTCTTGCTCACCTGCCACTGGTGCTGGAGCCCGCGGCACCGTTCGTTGGCAGTCGCACGGTGGAGTGCGTGGATGCTGCCACCCGCCTACTTTCCGCAGCAGATGCCGAAAAGCTTCAGCGTTTCTGTCCGTCAGCGGATAGTATCGGATTCTTCATTGCAAAATTCCGAAAGACTACGGTTCAGTCATCAGTAATATAG
- a CDS encoding uncharacterized protein (encoded by transcript BESB_071040) produces the protein MEDTSQVPATPEPLAKKAAWVRASQLGLRGFAIIYGIMCIYLLTQMPKEVTADGYKPAAMGWLTATTGVGLTGCIVGFIVTFESCKTSSLVSVTILAFTISFILSIISMFVVCFTYFSIFWIIFTGLHIFLSLMSSGAAYGTVTTLIKPAPVDERTPLTIDQVTGADAA, from the coding sequence ATGGAGGACACATCTCAAGTCCCTGCGACTCCCGAGCCATTGGCAAAGAAAGCAGCCTGGGTGCGAGCATCGCAACTGGGTTTGCGTGGGTTTGCTATAATTTACGGCATCATGTGTATCTATTTATTGACGCAGATGCCGAAGGAAGTGACGGCGGATGGATACAAACCTGCCGCGATGGGCTGGTTGACTGCAACCACGGGTGTTGGTCTGACTGGATGCATCGTTGGCTTCATCGTCACGTTCGAATCGTGCAAAACAAGCTCCTTGGTCAGTGTGACAATCCTTGCCTTTACGATTAGCTTTATTCTCTCCATCATATCCATGTTTGTGGTCTGTTTCACGTACTTTTCAATCTTCTGGATCATCTTCACGGGACTGCACATCTTCCTGTCTTTGATGTCATCTGGGGCTGCTTACGGCACCGTCACGACTCTCATAAAACCCGCACCTGTCGACGAGCGGACACCCTTGACAATTGATCAGGTTACCGGAGCGGATGCCGCGTGA